The following nucleotide sequence is from Gymnodinialimonas sp. 202GB13-11.
GCACCCGCCAACAAAACGTGCCTCGTGCAGCCATTTCCGTGCGAGAATTGGTAACTACGGAATAACTACGGGTTCACTACAGGTTCTTTCCACGCGCTGCGTTGCCCCCAAACCTCTTGCTGCGGTCCGTACAAGCGGCCATAAGACCCGCCAAATCGCACGCGGAAAAACCCATGCCCAGCTACGAATACAAAGTCATTCCCGCCCCTGAAAAAGCCCGCAAAGTCAGAGGTTTGAAAGGGGCAGCCCTGTTCGCCCATGCACTGGAAGAGGCGATGAACGAACTGGGGGCTGATGGCTGGCAATATGTCCGCGCCGATGTCTTGCCCCAAGAGGAGCGTGCGGGCCTGACGTCGAAGACAACAACCTATCGTAACCTGTTGGTTTTTCAGCGTGAAACCACGTCCTCCGCCGAAGATTCTTCTCCCATCCCAAGCGCAAGATCGGAGCCAGAGCCGGACCAGCCCGAGGCGGAAGAAGACGATGTGGAAAACCTTTGGCAAGACGCCGA
It contains:
- a CDS encoding DUF4177 domain-containing protein, yielding MPSYEYKVIPAPEKARKVRGLKGAALFAHALEEAMNELGADGWQYVRADVLPQEERAGLTSKTTTYRNLLVFQRETTSSAEDSSPIPSARSEPEPDQPEAEEDDVENLWQDAETAEETDLGGALFPHRERKGVDL